The following are encoded in a window of Candidatus Jordarchaeales archaeon genomic DNA:
- a CDS encoding right-handed parallel beta-helix repeat-containing protein: protein MVNLKGCSVVNCSYSFHLFSSQNTVKGCVVEAANEGIALYESGNRISRCNFSRCNRAVTACMAAKTAWRATKSRRQT from the coding sequence ATGGTTAACCTGAAGGGTTGCAGTGTTGTGAACTGCAGCTATAGCTTTCATCTGTTTTCCTCCCAGAATACTGTTAAGGGGTGTGTCGTTGAGGCGGCAAACGAAGGCATTGCACTGTACGAATCAGGTAACAGGATTTCCAGGTGCAACTTTTCACGCTGCAACCGCGCTGTGACCGCGTGTATGGCAGCGAAAACCGCGTGGAGGGCAACAAAGTCTCGGAGGCAGACGTAG
- a CDS encoding 3-hydroxyacyl-CoA dehydrogenase gives MKVEDVKNVAVIGAGIMGHGIAQLAAQSGYEVTLMDLKQEILDRALEKIRWSLGKLVDKGVIPREKAGEIAGRIRTTTSLEEAVKEADFVVEAVVEDVNVKKDVFRRVDEHAPKHAVLASNTSTLPITEIASATSRPSRVVGMHFFAPPVVMSLVEVVKGGKTSKETLQLAVELARRLGKTVIVCRKDVAGFIVNRVLGPILHEAAWTVYRGGATVEEVDSAMVHKVGLPIGAFRLADYIGIDTVYMAGKAVSERDPAALMPCPIFEEYYRRGWLGQKTGRGFYEWKEGGAPIVAREVGERLDPVPIMAPAVNAAAWLVRNKIATVKDVDLGVRLGLGYPKGILELADTWGLDKVVSTLEEKRRIYGDYYTPDPLLVRKINEGKTGVKAGEGFYKYK, from the coding sequence ATGAAGGTTGAGGACGTAAAGAATGTTGCTGTCATCGGAGCGGGCATTATGGGCCACGGAATAGCGCAGCTAGCTGCCCAATCTGGCTATGAGGTCACGCTTATGGATTTAAAGCAGGAAATACTTGACAGAGCGCTTGAAAAAATAAGGTGGAGCTTGGGTAAGCTCGTCGATAAAGGCGTTATTCCGAGGGAAAAAGCGGGTGAAATTGCCGGCAGAATAAGGACGACGACAAGTTTAGAGGAAGCGGTTAAGGAAGCAGACTTTGTTGTGGAAGCTGTAGTGGAAGACGTAAATGTAAAAAAAGACGTTTTTAGAAGAGTGGATGAGCATGCTCCCAAACACGCTGTTCTTGCGTCTAACACAAGCACGCTCCCCATAACCGAGATAGCTTCTGCGACTTCTAGGCCCAGCAGGGTTGTCGGAATGCACTTCTTCGCCCCTCCAGTCGTAATGTCTCTAGTTGAAGTTGTGAAAGGCGGTAAAACGAGTAAGGAGACCTTGCAGCTAGCAGTTGAACTAGCTAGAAGACTGGGAAAAACCGTGATAGTGTGTAGGAAGGACGTCGCCGGCTTTATAGTGAACAGGGTCCTAGGGCCCATTCTTCACGAAGCCGCCTGGACTGTTTACAGAGGGGGGGCGACAGTCGAAGAGGTTGACTCAGCCATGGTTCACAAGGTGGGGCTACCAATAGGCGCCTTTAGGCTGGCAGACTACATTGGAATAGATACCGTGTACATGGCCGGGAAGGCTGTAAGTGAGAGAGACCCCGCCGCGTTAATGCCATGCCCCATTTTCGAGGAGTACTATAGGAGAGGGTGGCTTGGGCAGAAGACGGGGAGAGGCTTCTATGAGTGGAAGGAGGGGGGCGCGCCCATCGTAGCTAGGGAGGTAGGAGAGCGGCTTGACCCGGTGCCCATAATGGCTCCAGCGGTCAACGCTGCCGCATGGCTTGTGAGGAACAAAATAGCAACCGTGAAAGACGTGGATCTGGGTGTCAGACTTGGGCTTGGGTACCCAAAGGGAATACTCGAGTTAGCCGACACATGGGGGCTTGACAAAGTGGTGTCAACGCTGGAAGAGAAAAGGAGAATATACGGCGACTACTATACCCCAGACCCTCTCCTGGTGAGAAAGATTAACGAGGGAAAAACAGGTGTCAAAGCTGGAGAGGGATTCTACAAGTACAAATGA
- a CDS encoding OB-fold domain-containing protein, with protein sequence MVGVISYGAYIPLHALSRELIAKAWDFPFVPGTKSVANADEDSVTMAVEASMDCLTGLEPQSVDGVFFATTTPPYAEKMSAPTIAWALDMRRDVMTIDFTGSLRAGTTALIAAYNTIKSGAAKRILVAAADCRIPEPESMYEFQFGDGAAAVLLGNEDGAARIVDYYTVSDEFVGPWRKSGDVWVREFEARHDVIYGYGKNAIDAIAGLMAKTGVNASDISKLVLYAPEPRSHMTVAQMLGFKFEQLQDTFFFSLGVTGAPHPLIMLASALEAAKPGDRIIVAGAGDGGDAILLEVEEGIKEVNKVPRRGVKGNLETMKTLKNYNDYIRFRNLLGKQRFTRKTSTVTYWRDRKEILPLKGVRCRNCGTVQYPIVRVCYECGSKDNFDEVRLAKRGVVYTFTLDHLVGGEYYTTPVPRVVVELEGGGRVFVEMTDCEPGEVKIGMPVELTFRIIHESEGFYHYYWKARPVREKRREG encoded by the coding sequence TTGGTTGGTGTCATCTCTTATGGCGCCTATATACCCCTGCATGCTTTAAGCAGGGAGCTCATTGCTAAAGCATGGGACTTCCCCTTTGTTCCCGGAACTAAAAGCGTCGCCAACGCAGATGAGGACAGCGTGACCATGGCTGTTGAGGCCTCAATGGACTGCCTTACGGGGCTTGAGCCGCAAAGCGTCGACGGCGTCTTTTTCGCGACAACAACACCCCCTTATGCCGAGAAGATGAGCGCGCCCACAATAGCTTGGGCTCTCGACATGAGGAGAGACGTGATGACCATAGACTTCACAGGCTCGCTTAGAGCTGGCACAACAGCGCTGATCGCAGCATACAACACCATCAAAAGTGGGGCAGCAAAGAGGATTCTTGTCGCTGCAGCCGACTGCAGGATACCTGAACCGGAAAGCATGTACGAGTTCCAGTTTGGAGACGGAGCAGCGGCAGTTCTACTCGGAAACGAGGACGGAGCAGCCAGAATAGTGGACTACTACACGGTGAGCGACGAGTTCGTCGGCCCCTGGAGGAAGAGCGGAGACGTTTGGGTTAGAGAGTTCGAGGCTAGGCACGACGTGATCTATGGTTACGGAAAGAACGCAATCGACGCCATCGCCGGGCTCATGGCTAAGACGGGCGTTAATGCGAGTGACATATCGAAGCTCGTCCTCTACGCTCCTGAGCCTAGAAGCCACATGACCGTCGCCCAGATGCTCGGCTTCAAGTTCGAGCAACTGCAAGACACGTTCTTCTTCTCGCTGGGCGTGACAGGGGCACCTCACCCCCTCATAATGTTAGCCTCAGCGCTAGAAGCCGCGAAGCCCGGCGACAGGATCATTGTGGCAGGTGCAGGCGATGGAGGGGACGCGATACTCCTAGAGGTCGAAGAGGGGATAAAAGAGGTTAACAAGGTCCCGAGGAGAGGGGTGAAGGGAAACCTTGAGACGATGAAGACCCTCAAGAACTATAACGACTACATAAGGTTCAGGAACCTGTTGGGCAAGCAGAGGTTCACGCGGAAGACCTCCACGGTAACCTACTGGAGGGACAGGAAGGAGATACTCCCCCTCAAGGGGGTTAGATGCAGGAACTGTGGAACCGTCCAGTACCCGATCGTTAGGGTGTGCTACGAGTGCGGGTCAAAGGACAACTTTGACGAGGTTAGGCTGGCTAAAAGGGGGGTTGTCTACACTTTCACGCTAGACCACCTGGTTGGAGGCGAGTACTACACCACTCCCGTCCCGCGCGTCGTAGTCGAACTTGAAGGCGGAGGGCGGGTTTTCGTCGAAATGACTGATTGTGAACCCGGCGAGGTGAAGATCGGCATGCCCGTCGAGTTAACGTTCAGAATAATACATGAGAGCGAAGGCTTCTACCACTACTACTGGAAGGCTAGACCTGTTAGGGAGAAAAGAAGGGAGGGGTGA
- a CDS encoding phosphoenolpyruvate carboxykinase (GTP): MGLEYLEERLSKEMFERVKRINNRELHAFLSEVISLCDPSSVFISTGSREDYEYVRRKALENGEELPARILGHTVHFDSPLDQARARGDTFILTDEKIPFINTKPRREGLEEIVGLLRGSMKGREMLVGFYSLGPKKSPFQVLAVQVTDSYYVLHSENILYRSAYDEFVRLGESASFLKFIHSQGELDECCRSKNVSKRRIYIDLASETVYSVNTQYGGNSIGLKKLSLRLTICRALREGWLAEHMFVIGVEGRKGLLYFTGAFPSASGKTSTCMVGKIIGDDIAFIRAIDGEARAVNPEIGIFGIIDGINAKDDPVIWDVLNKPGEVIFSNVLLGEDKEVYWNGSKKNLPNKGRNYLGEWFPGMKDEKGNPVPASHPNARFTVPLSSFPNLDPKYDDPEGVIVSAIIYGVRDSTYVIPLVEAFDWLHGVVTIGASMETERTTAVLGKPGELEFNPFANLDFMSINLGVYIRNHIEFGRKLKRPPKIYGVNYFLSENGRYLTDREDKRVWLKWMACRVEGEAEALTTPIGYIPTYSDLKKLFKETLNKEYDVETYKKQFTIRLEKYAEKFERMLKIYSEIPETPAEVFTTLKEQLSRLRRYIQDHGPNLNPLSLH; the protein is encoded by the coding sequence ATGGGCTTAGAGTACCTTGAAGAAAGATTGAGCAAGGAGATGTTCGAGAGAGTTAAACGGATAAACAACAGGGAGCTCCACGCCTTCCTAAGTGAAGTTATATCTCTCTGTGACCCGTCAAGCGTTTTCATCTCTACGGGAAGCCGCGAGGACTACGAATACGTTAGGAGGAAGGCGCTTGAGAACGGTGAGGAGCTGCCCGCGAGGATCCTAGGCCACACCGTGCACTTCGACAGCCCACTTGATCAGGCTAGGGCTCGTGGGGACACTTTCATCCTAACTGACGAGAAGATTCCATTTATCAACACGAAGCCGCGCCGCGAGGGCTTAGAAGAGATAGTCGGTCTTCTAAGGGGTTCGATGAAGGGCAGGGAGATGCTCGTGGGGTTCTACTCCTTAGGCCCCAAAAAGTCACCCTTCCAGGTTCTGGCGGTGCAGGTCACAGATTCATACTATGTCCTCCACAGTGAGAACATACTCTACAGGAGCGCTTACGACGAGTTCGTTAGGCTGGGCGAGAGTGCAAGTTTCCTTAAGTTTATCCACTCTCAAGGTGAGCTTGACGAGTGTTGTAGAAGTAAGAACGTTAGCAAGCGGAGGATATACATTGACCTCGCGTCTGAAACCGTTTACAGTGTCAACACGCAGTACGGTGGCAATAGCATTGGTCTCAAGAAGCTGTCTTTAAGGCTGACGATTTGTAGGGCATTGAGGGAGGGCTGGCTAGCAGAACACATGTTCGTGATAGGGGTCGAAGGACGGAAAGGTTTACTGTACTTCACCGGCGCCTTTCCATCTGCTTCGGGTAAGACTTCCACGTGCATGGTTGGAAAGATCATTGGCGACGACATAGCGTTCATCAGGGCGATTGACGGGGAGGCTAGGGCGGTCAACCCCGAAATCGGCATATTTGGCATAATTGACGGTATAAACGCAAAAGACGACCCGGTGATATGGGATGTACTCAACAAACCCGGAGAAGTCATATTCTCAAACGTCCTTCTAGGGGAGGACAAAGAAGTTTACTGGAACGGTTCAAAGAAGAACCTGCCCAACAAGGGGAGAAATTACCTCGGCGAATGGTTCCCCGGAATGAAGGACGAGAAAGGTAACCCTGTGCCGGCATCGCACCCGAATGCTCGCTTCACTGTCCCACTTTCGTCGTTCCCCAACTTAGATCCCAAGTACGATGACCCTGAAGGCGTCATTGTGAGCGCCATAATTTACGGTGTTAGGGATTCTACGTACGTGATCCCGCTTGTTGAGGCATTCGACTGGCTTCACGGCGTGGTCACCATAGGCGCTTCTATGGAGACTGAGAGGACTACAGCGGTCCTAGGTAAGCCTGGTGAGCTGGAGTTTAACCCCTTCGCTAACCTAGACTTCATGTCCATAAACCTGGGTGTATACATTAGGAACCACATAGAGTTTGGGCGGAAGCTGAAGAGGCCACCTAAGATATACGGGGTGAATTACTTCCTCAGCGAGAATGGGAGGTACTTGACTGACAGGGAGGACAAGAGAGTGTGGCTGAAGTGGATGGCGTGCAGGGTGGAAGGAGAGGCAGAAGCACTGACCACGCCGATAGGCTACATACCTACGTACAGCGACCTTAAAAAGCTGTTTAAGGAAACGCTAAACAAAGAGTACGATGTAGAGACATACAAGAAGCAGTTCACGATAAGGCTGGAAAAGTACGCTGAGAAATTCGAAAGAATGCTCAAAATATACAGTGAGATTCCTGAAACCCCAGCTGAGGTCTTCACCACGCTTAAAGAGCAGCTTTCGAGACTGAGACGCTACATACAGGACCACGGCCCAAACCTTAACCCGCTGTCCCTCCACTAG
- a CDS encoding alpha/beta hydrolase translates to MPVLDRSKIRADVLKLVDDYMKAQMNAIMEFLAKEGKGVDFPALWGKVMAGNERFFRREMSVEELYSWLTKEEMLFLARMMRYALERVAALEQQKRPLPSGITISRVDAGGVPAEWQVPPGASKDKVILYFHGGGMVIGSPRTHRPLTVRLGEEAKARVLSVDYRLAPEYSYPSQLEDCVKAYKWLLSTGVKPKNIIVAGDSAGGNLALTTLLKVRDEGVELPAGAVCLSPVTDWTATDETYFKNAKTDPILADVGVFWWGAAYLAGANPADPLISPLFADLRGLPPILIQASTSEMLFGGCKRFVEKARAAGVDATLQAWDDMPHVWQLFGMYILPEAEEAIAKIGEFTRKLLW, encoded by the coding sequence ATGCCTGTTCTAGACCGGTCGAAGATTAGGGCTGACGTGCTCAAGCTCGTAGACGACTACATGAAAGCACAGATGAACGCCATAATGGAGTTTCTCGCAAAGGAGGGTAAAGGCGTAGACTTCCCAGCGCTCTGGGGCAAAGTGATGGCGGGCAACGAACGCTTCTTCAGAAGGGAGATGAGCGTCGAAGAGCTTTACAGCTGGCTGACCAAGGAGGAAATGCTCTTCCTCGCAAGAATGATGAGGTATGCACTCGAGCGCGTGGCGGCCTTAGAACAGCAAAAGAGACCCCTTCCAAGCGGCATCACCATAAGCCGTGTCGACGCCGGCGGAGTTCCGGCAGAGTGGCAGGTGCCCCCCGGAGCCTCAAAGGACAAAGTAATCTTGTATTTCCACGGGGGAGGGATGGTCATAGGATCCCCTAGAACGCATAGACCGTTGACTGTTAGGCTTGGAGAAGAGGCGAAGGCGAGAGTGTTAAGCGTGGACTACAGGCTGGCACCAGAATACTCCTACCCCTCTCAGCTGGAGGACTGCGTCAAAGCGTACAAGTGGCTCCTCTCCACGGGTGTGAAGCCAAAGAACATAATTGTTGCAGGTGACTCTGCCGGAGGAAACCTGGCACTAACAACACTATTGAAGGTCAGAGACGAAGGAGTGGAGCTGCCGGCTGGAGCAGTCTGCCTATCTCCGGTAACAGACTGGACGGCTACAGATGAAACATACTTCAAGAACGCGAAAACAGACCCAATCCTAGCAGACGTAGGTGTCTTCTGGTGGGGGGCGGCCTACCTCGCAGGGGCGAACCCAGCTGACCCACTAATCTCGCCGCTGTTCGCCGACCTAAGGGGACTACCACCGATACTTATCCAGGCGAGCACAAGCGAGATGCTCTTCGGCGGCTGCAAACGCTTCGTCGAAAAGGCCAGAGCTGCTGGGGTGGATGCAACTTTGCAAGCGTGGGACGATATGCCGCACGTGTGGCAACTATTCGGAATGTACATTCTCCCAGAAGCAGAGGAAGCAATAGCGAAAATAGGCGAGTTCACCCGGAAACTACTCTGGTAA
- a CDS encoding saccharopine dehydrogenase NADP-binding domain-containing protein — MRFVLLGAGGMGELALKDLVESGVEKIVVADYDVGKAEALARKYGGRVHVSAEFVDANDRNSMLRVMDGADVVASTIGPFSDYGVKVLEAAIEAGVNFVDICDDPQPTVDELNLHGEAKRAGITAVIGMGNNPGVGNLCARYGAQKLDEVEEIKLIWVHPAISRTGEAALLHAISAFSGMVPSYRDGQWVYVAAGSEKEEVEFPDPVGKVEVYHSGHPEPLTIPRYIHVRNVSCKGGIVPTWTGQEFIKLLSYGLGDVEPVEVRGVKVVPREFTASLLKKVVRNLGGSLTIGGSVKASRVIVKGRKGGDKVTYTYDRIGNEWEAGVALSIGAQMVARGEVKEKGVFPPEGCIEPQKFFEELRKRGLRIVERIIIEHEL, encoded by the coding sequence GTGCGTTTTGTGTTGCTTGGTGCAGGTGGTATGGGGGAACTTGCCCTAAAAGACCTTGTTGAAAGTGGTGTCGAAAAAATCGTTGTTGCCGACTACGATGTAGGGAAGGCGGAGGCCTTAGCGAGGAAATATGGCGGGAGGGTGCACGTTTCAGCCGAATTCGTTGACGCCAATGACCGCAACTCCATGTTGAGAGTTATGGATGGCGCCGACGTCGTAGCGAGCACTATTGGCCCGTTCAGTGATTATGGTGTTAAAGTTCTTGAGGCGGCGATAGAAGCTGGAGTGAACTTCGTCGACATATGCGATGATCCACAACCGACTGTCGATGAGCTTAACTTGCACGGCGAAGCTAAGCGGGCGGGTATAACCGCGGTCATAGGTATGGGCAACAACCCAGGAGTGGGAAACTTGTGTGCCAGGTACGGCGCGCAGAAGCTGGATGAAGTTGAAGAAATCAAGCTAATCTGGGTTCACCCGGCAATTTCACGAACAGGGGAAGCAGCCTTGCTACACGCAATTAGCGCCTTTTCCGGAATGGTCCCCTCTTACCGCGATGGTCAATGGGTTTACGTTGCTGCTGGATCAGAGAAGGAGGAGGTTGAGTTCCCTGACCCCGTGGGGAAGGTCGAAGTGTACCACTCCGGGCACCCTGAACCCTTAACCATACCAAGGTATATCCATGTCAGAAACGTGTCCTGTAAGGGCGGTATTGTCCCAACATGGACTGGGCAGGAATTCATAAAACTCCTCTCCTACGGACTGGGAGATGTAGAGCCCGTCGAGGTTAGGGGGGTGAAAGTAGTTCCCAGAGAGTTCACGGCATCCCTCCTCAAAAAGGTTGTCCGCAACTTGGGTGGCAGTCTAACTATTGGAGGAAGCGTCAAGGCTTCGCGCGTGATAGTTAAAGGCAGGAAGGGTGGGGACAAGGTTACTTATACTTACGATAGGATAGGCAATGAGTGGGAGGCGGGAGTCGCACTATCCATAGGAGCCCAAATGGTTGCTAGAGGCGAAGTCAAGGAGAAAGGCGTTTTTCCACCTGAAGGCTGCATTGAACCTCAAAAGTTCTTTGAAGAACTGAGGAAGAGAGGGTTAAGGATCGTGGAAAGGATCATCATAGAACACGAGCTTTGA
- a CDS encoding DUF998 domain-containing protein — MEVEVTRRVAVDADWLLLGGLGVLGIAAVSTLTLALSVLLYSSSPFTMVYPKFPWYLYVVFPVMQDYLNMLWLLYASSPLAPLYVRVMQDYLNLAWFFYSSSPLALIYARIPFLAPRVSFPFINVGYSPFWQYISELGMGPTAHIFNTGMIITGIIAVPVFALAHTVLGHSRTVRIGRVIGVFGSLCLIGVGVFPMSPTTFSLINYHEAFAAGFFLGVATAAALLGYGMAKNPVLSRFHAVLGAAVFMSAVIFLALGFYIGDIIAPVLEWLTVALLISWLFIAGGQLLIKGITLPLA, encoded by the coding sequence GTGGAGGTTGAAGTCACTAGGAGAGTTGCCGTGGATGCGGACTGGCTTTTGCTGGGTGGCCTAGGGGTGCTGGGGATAGCTGCCGTGAGCACTTTAACCCTCGCGTTATCCGTGCTACTCTACTCTTCTTCGCCCTTCACGATGGTCTACCCTAAGTTTCCATGGTACCTATACGTGGTTTTCCCAGTAATGCAGGACTACCTTAACATGTTGTGGCTTCTCTACGCGTCGTCGCCGCTCGCACCACTCTACGTTAGAGTGATGCAGGACTACCTTAACCTGGCGTGGTTTTTCTATTCGTCTTCGCCGCTCGCCCTAATTTATGCTAGGATCCCGTTCCTTGCCCCGAGAGTATCTTTCCCGTTCATCAACGTCGGCTACAGCCCCTTCTGGCAGTATATAAGCGAGCTCGGCATGGGGCCAACAGCGCACATATTCAACACTGGAATGATCATCACAGGAATTATAGCGGTTCCAGTCTTCGCCTTAGCCCATACGGTTCTCGGCCACTCACGCACGGTGAGAATAGGTAGAGTCATCGGAGTCTTCGGCTCCCTTTGCCTCATAGGAGTTGGAGTGTTTCCTATGAGCCCGACGACTTTCTCGCTCATAAACTACCATGAGGCGTTTGCAGCTGGATTCTTCCTAGGAGTGGCGACGGCCGCAGCGCTCTTGGGATACGGGATGGCCAAGAACCCAGTCCTCTCAAGGTTCCACGCTGTCCTAGGAGCAGCAGTCTTCATGTCAGCAGTAATATTCCTGGCACTAGGATTCTACATCGGAGACATTATCGCCCCAGTGCTAGAGTGGCTTACGGTAGCCTTGCTAATCTCATGGTTGTTCATAGCGGGAGGACAACTCCTCATCAAAGGAATAACACTCCCTTTAGCATAA
- a CDS encoding nucleotidyltransferase domain-containing protein has translation MGIAIMDENDEERILQTISEALLKFDKVDLGYIFGSLLEELNIAVVTSEKLQPFEARKFINKLARFIRKVLGYDCKINVKILQLSPVSVQYEIIRRGRLIFCRNHIRRVMYEAEVISKCTNF, from the coding sequence ATGGGAATAGCAATTATGGATGAGAACGATGAGGAGAGAATTCTTCAGACTATAAGCGAAGCCCTCTTGAAGTTCGACAAAGTAGACCTAGGCTACATTTTCGGATCCCTGCTCGAAGAGCTCAACATCGCCGTTGTAACCTCGGAAAAACTCCAACCATTTGAAGCTAGGAAGTTCATTAACAAGCTTGCAAGATTTATAAGAAAGGTTTTGGGGTACGACTGCAAGATTAACGTTAAAATCCTCCAGCTGTCACCGGTAAGCGTCCAGTACGAGATAATCAGGAGGGGGAGACTGATCTTCTGCCGAAACCACATTAGACGAGTGATGTATGAAGCTGAAGTAATATCGAAGTGCACCAACTTTTGA
- a CDS encoding acetyl-CoA acetyltransferase, with translation MRGRIKDKVAIIGVGCTKFGELWEKDMEDLLVEASYEAFEDAGIEPRDVDAIWCGIFYYFTGLAGVSAAEPLKLYGKPVTRVENFCASGMDAFRNACFAVASGAYDIVMACGVEKLMDQGSRGLPGLTEFGHPFYGQISAPGMFALAATRCFHEYGWTKEDLALVAVKNHYNGAAHPKAHFRRQVTVDEVLKAPMIAWPLGRYDCCAMSDGAAAVIITRPEIAKQYRDDYVLVKGNGLAVETVYPFFKPSFDFLGFPATRKAAEEAYKEAGIENPRKEIDFAEVHDCFTITELLNYQDLGFCERGQGASLIREGITSIEGELPVNPSGGLKCFGHPIGATGCRMIYEVTKQLQGRADGRQVEDPEIGLAHNLGGPASVASVTILGRR, from the coding sequence TTGAGAGGTAGAATTAAGGATAAGGTGGCCATAATAGGGGTTGGATGCACGAAGTTCGGCGAGCTCTGGGAGAAGGACATGGAGGACCTCCTCGTCGAGGCCTCATACGAGGCATTCGAGGACGCTGGAATAGAGCCGCGCGACGTCGACGCCATATGGTGCGGCATATTCTACTACTTCACGGGGCTTGCAGGCGTCTCAGCAGCTGAGCCACTCAAGCTGTACGGCAAGCCGGTGACTAGGGTTGAGAACTTCTGCGCCTCTGGGATGGACGCCTTCAGGAACGCCTGCTTCGCCGTAGCGTCAGGGGCATACGACATAGTCATGGCTTGCGGTGTCGAGAAGCTAATGGACCAGGGGTCGAGGGGGCTACCCGGGCTAACGGAGTTCGGTCACCCGTTCTACGGCCAGATATCCGCCCCCGGAATGTTCGCTCTGGCTGCAACCCGCTGCTTCCACGAGTACGGCTGGACTAAGGAGGATCTGGCGCTAGTAGCCGTGAAGAACCATTACAACGGGGCAGCACATCCTAAAGCCCACTTCAGGCGCCAAGTGACCGTCGACGAGGTTCTTAAAGCCCCTATGATTGCTTGGCCCCTCGGGAGATACGACTGTTGCGCTATGTCCGACGGCGCCGCTGCAGTGATAATAACTAGGCCGGAGATAGCCAAACAGTACAGAGATGACTATGTCTTGGTAAAGGGGAACGGTTTAGCGGTCGAAACCGTGTACCCGTTCTTTAAGCCGTCATTCGACTTTCTAGGTTTCCCCGCCACCAGGAAGGCGGCTGAGGAAGCATACAAGGAGGCCGGTATAGAGAACCCGCGCAAGGAAATAGACTTCGCCGAGGTGCACGACTGCTTCACGATAACCGAGCTGCTCAACTACCAGGACCTAGGCTTCTGCGAGAGGGGGCAGGGGGCGAGCCTGATACGTGAAGGCATCACGTCGATAGAAGGCGAGCTACCCGTCAACCCGTCAGGTGGGCTCAAGTGCTTCGGGCACCCAATAGGGGCTACAGGGTGCAGGATGATATATGAAGTGACAAAGCAGCTCCAGGGGAGAGCTGATGGGAGACAAGTGGAGGACCCGGAGATCGGGCTTGCGCACAACCTTGGAGGACCGGCAAGCGTTGCTTCAGTGACTATACTGGGGCGAAGATAG